A stretch of the Glycine soja cultivar W05 chromosome 13, ASM419377v2, whole genome shotgun sequence genome encodes the following:
- the LOC114380936 gene encoding flavonoid 3-O-glucosyltransferase-like, producing the protein MTVCPTDDRHVAVLAFPYGTHAAPLLNLVRRVAAEAPQVTFSFFSTKRSNASVFAGLNEEQLFNIKPYEVDDGLPENYVPSKNPKDAVEFFVKSMPMNYMTSMDEAVAKTGRHITCLVSDAFFWFCADLADEMHAKWVPLWTAGPHPLLAHISSKHIREKLGPEGVRENKEIDFLTGFSGLKASDLPGGLTEEPEDPISMMLEKMGEALPRATAVAINSFATVHLPIAHELESRFHKLLNVGPFILTTPQTVPPDEEGCLPWLNKQEDRSVVYLSFGSSIMPPPHELAAIAEALEEGKYPFIWAFRGNPEKELPQGFLERTNTQGKVVGWAPQMLILRHSAVGVCMTHGGWNSVLDCIVGGVPMISRPFFGDQMLNTATMEHVWEIGVGLENGIFTKEETLRALELIMSSEKGKMMRQKMDELKDFAMAAAGHEGDSTKNFCTFSEIVTGSTYEQLHVQQHGFRGIRNKIAGAFAAAHSRFTRRNNPKH; encoded by the exons ATGACTGTCTGCCCTACCGACGACCGTCATGTGGCCGTGTTGGCGTTTCCCTATGGCACACACGCAGCTCCACTCCTCAACCTCGTGCGAAGAGTCGCAGCAGAGGCTCCCCAAGTCACGTTCTCGTTCTTCAGCACCAAGAGGTCCAATGCCTCCGTCTTCGCTGGCCTCAACGAGGAGCAACTTTTCAACATAAAGCCCTATGAGGTGGATGATGGGTTGCCAGAGAATTATGTTCCTTCAAAGAACCCCAAAGACGCCGTCGAGTTCTTCGTCAAGTCCATGCCAATGAACTATATGACCTCCATGGATGAAGCCGTGGCGAAGACAGGGAGGCACATCACTTGCTTGGTCTCTGATGCGTTTTTTTGGTTCTGTGCTGACTTGGCTGACGAAATGCATGCAAAGTGGGTTCCTCTGTGGACCGCAGGGCCTCATCCTCTCCTTGCGCATATTTCCTCCAAGCATATCAGGGAAAAGTTGGGCCCCGAAGGAg TCCGGGAAAACAAAGAAATCGATTTTCTTACTGGTTTCTCTGGGCTAAAGGCTTCTGATTTGCCTGGAGGATTAACCGAAGAGCCAGAAGACCCTATTTCAATGATGTTAGAAAAAATGGGAGAAGCATTGCCGCGAGCAACCGCAGTTGCCATAAACTCCTTCGCTACAGTGCACCTTCCTATTGCACACGAGCTAGAATCCAGGTTCCACAAGCTACTGAACGTTGGTCCATTCATTTTGACAACGCCACAAACTGTTCCTCCAGATGAGGAGGGGTGCTTACCGTGGCTGAACAAGCAAGAGGATAGGTCAGTAGTGTACCTTAGCTTTGGAAGTTCAATAATGCCACCACCCCATGAGTTGGCTGCAATTGCAGAAGCCCTAGAAGAAGGTAAATATCCGTTTATTTGGGCTTTTAGAGGCAATCCTGAGAAGGAATTGCCACAAGGGTTCTTGGAAAGGACAAATACACAAGGGAAGGTTGTTGGGTGGGCCCCACAAATGCTAATCCTAAGACATTCAGCGGTTGGTGTGTGCATGACACATGGTGGGTGGAACTCAGTGCTGGATTGCATAGTTGGTGGTGTGCCTATGATTAGTAGGCCATTTTTCGGAGACCAGATGTTGAACACTGCAACGATGGAACATGTGTGGGAGATTGGGGTGGGACTTGAAAATGGGATTTTCACTAAGGAAGAAACTCTGAGAGCTTTGGAATTGATCATGTCAAGTGAGAAAGGGAAGATGATGCGGCAAAAGATGGATGAACTCAAGGATTTTGCAATGGCAGCAGCGGGACATGAAGGTGACTCTACGAAGAATTTCTGTACTTTTTCAGAGATTGTCACAGGTTCAACTTATGAGCAACTACACGTGCAACAACATGGTTTTCGAGGTATCCGCAACAAAATCGCAGGCGCATTTGCTGCCGCGCATTCCAGATTTACTCGTCGCAATAATCCAAAGCATTAA